A stretch of DNA from Pseudorca crassidens isolate mPseCra1 chromosome X, mPseCra1.hap1, whole genome shotgun sequence:
CTAGCATATTGACCTGAAACTCACTAGAAGGCAACACGTCAAAAAACTTAGTTAGGGCTTCCAGCCCTGTTACAACATTTCCATTCCATACTAAGGTGGCCTTGTCCAGATACAGCCTGGTTAGTgcctaaaaagaaagaaaaaagaaaaaagggaaagttttttgtttctgggtattttataGAAATGGATTGAAAGGTTACAGGTAGTacctaaacatttttattgttcttcctccatctctccttCCCTTGCCCCCTCTCATGGGAAGACTGTGTCAACAAGGTATGTGCCTTATAACGTTGGCTTTAAATAGACATTATCCTGCTTTTAATAAACTAGGCAACTagctaaatactttttttttcatatttcactTTAGCCACACTGAGAAAACTGTGTATCAAActggaagagtttttttttttaagttttgctctctgtattaaaataaattaaatgatcaCAGATTTCAAGCCCATGCAGCCCCGAACCAGTTTTAATCTCCCTcccttttctaattctgtgaattAACAAACTTGTCAATCAGGTCCTACCTGTACACTTCAATCCTAGTGTTTATATACATGTGAGTTATTTAATGTTTGAACCATTTCATGTTGTATGTGTTAGGAAGCATTCGTTCCTTTCACCACTATGGAAATAGCATATTTAGTTCAAAAGAATCAGGAGTACTTGCTAAAGCAGAGTCTTTGATAAGTCAAGTAAGTTAAAGCTCAAATAAGGCAGAATTCAAGAGTTAACTTTTTAGTCCCAGGAGTCAGTCACAGGAATTTAGTGTGTCACAGGACACATTTGCTTAGCTCTAAAATTTAACTTTGATTAATTTAAAGGGCCAACACATATCTGGACTCTGGAAATGAactgtgtttccttttttggggggctACTTTGTCTTTGAAGGCACCAAGGCACAATAAGCGTCCATTGTTACATCGCTTGCCCCTGTCCCTTGTCATCAAACGTCAGTATCAAGAACTTTTTAATCTTCTGCCTTAACAAAATAGTTTTTAGAGATACTAACTTCTGTACCTACAGCATAGACAAAGTTCTCTAAATCATAGTCCTATTCCGATAAGAGACCTAGGCAAGACTCTCCAGCACATACTAAAATAGTTACTTAGAAGATGTGGCTCAGGGATAAATCACAATGAAAAAAGCTGATGAAGTCAGAACTTGTTCTGCTGAAGACTAAAAGTATCCAAGCCATGCAGATTCTGTTTGTGAGTGCCAGCTACAGCTGTGAGCTTTAATTGAAAATTAtcaattaatatatgaatttaaagGGGCAAATCAGGGAACAGTCCCTGTAATGCAGACCCCCTTCACTAGCATgaatactattttaaccatattggttatacaatggaagaaaaaaatgtaacatatTTAAGTAAATATACATTGGGTCCCATGATAAGTGCAGTAGTTAAATTAATTCCCATTTACCaccctaaaaataaaatgaggttaaGAGAGgttagcaacttgcccaaggtcacagagcttggcAAACACAAAGCTGGGGTGTGATTCCAGAGTCCACACTTCCATAATGCCATACCAACCCCTCCTTAAGCAATGTGCTTTTAAGGAACACAGTTATCACTTATGCAAGTCAGATGAATGGctggatcagaaaaaaaaaaaaagaagaaagaactggTATTTAATAAAGAGTAGTAGTCTATAACACTCACCTGTCTTCTCTTGTCCATTGTCTCATAGTAAATATTGACAAATTCCTCAGCAGCTTTGCATGCCTGatctacataaattttaaaatcctacAAGAAAAATTTCATTAAAGTGTACTTTACCACCCCTCCAACCCCTCACAAAcacaaaatcaccaacaaaagtTGATGATTTATTTCAATCACTTTGTAGCTCCATACACAGTCCACATTTTTCCACATAAATTTGGGCATTTTTAACGTTAGGGCTCAAGTTtccaattttcattatttttaagaatgtatCTTCAGGAAATATTCATCCTTGATTAgtcaatttcactttttttcttactttaaatataaatttataatcttTGCGTGGCAACTGGTACCTTAGGCTCCCAGTATTTTACAAAACATTTACCTTAATAAAAATTATGCAGtctgaaccttaaaaaaaaagagagagagacggggcgggcggggggcgggcgcGGATTGCCATTGAATAAATTAGGAAACAAGCGAGAAGTTATTCAAAAGTAgttgagtgggaaaaaaaatagaataagttCAATGAACTTGTTTGAAAAGCTAGGTACCTAGGAAACGTCCTCACATTACGTAAAAATTCACCGGCGTTTGTAAAGGATTTTAAAACCGAAGCAAATAAATGCTGTTGCGGTTTTCTCCTTCAGGAAGATTAAGTACTTTCTTCCCCAGCCATTTACCAGCCCAGCCTATTATCTGAATTAAGAACTAGTTTCGTTTCTGTCTCAGGCAACTTAAAGTTATTTAGATCGAGAAAAGATTACAAGCCATAAGCAACAGATCCCAACATTCCGGACTCTCGCTATTTCCCATCTCAGGGTCCTTTCCAGGATCGGAAAAGCGACTGCACTGCCCTGGAGGTGGGCGGTCGGGGGGATAGTGGGGGCTGCAGAGAGTGGGCCCCGCCCCCGGCGCCTGGCGGGCTGGACCCTGATTCGCCGCTTGACCACGTGACAAGCAGCCAGCCCGCCCCAGAACCCCTCCCCTCAGCCGCCCGCGCCCGGGCACCCTGCCGCGGCCGGGGCACTCACCATGGGCCTGGCCATCGGGGTGGTGCCAGCAGCCTCTTCCGCCGGATTCCCTGAGTCCCGTCGTGTCCTGCTCTCTTGCCTGCGGGACGATCAAATACTTAGGAAGACAGAGAAACCCGCCAAACCCACAGAATTCTCTGCCCGCCCATTCTCTCCCGGAAGCAACTCGGTCCGCTGTTAAAAGGACCCCGATGTACCAACCTTAAGTTCAATTCTGTTCAGTTCCGACCATACCCTCCCATTCGCCTTATGTATTCCCTCGTTTGATATTTATTAACTTcgtttggaagaaaaaaacactcTGCTTTTGCAGCTGGACAATTTTAACAAAAGTATCCATTTCTCCAACATGCCCAAGGGCAGCAAAAAAAAGACCTATTTAAGGCGCCCAATGGGGAGACTCCTTTGCTCCAGGAGGTGGGGCCAGGGCTAGGTGAACACCAGCGAGGAACGCTAGGAGACCTGCCTGACCTGTAGCTAACCGGAAAAAAGGGTGAAGCTTGGGGAAAAGCGTGCAACCGTACTGCACATGCCTGGTAGACAAACTGCTTAGAGTGCTGGAGCCTTCTGGAAAAATCAATCTTCACCGAATTAAACCCCAGCGTCTCAGTAGTAGTCCTAAAATCATTCACTATTTTGATTTGGCACTATTCTGTGGAAAAGGTTCGTTTGGTTCTATTCTGAAAGGTCTTGCAGACCTCAAATGAAGATTAGTCTCTAGGGCCATTCACCACCTTCCACAACGCAccctctaaaaatatttaaaatgttaccgAGTGGTGACCGCAAGCAAGGTACTTTTCTAAGCATTTGAACCCCATATTCACTTCTTACAATAACGCTATGAGGTAATCATCTCTTATACAATTAAGACACAGAGTGATTAAGTAACCTGCTTAGGGTCACAAACTGACTGGGATTCAAGCTCAAGCAATTTACCACTTCAACCGGACTCGACTCCCCAGTGTCCTTCAAAACTGCTCATCTCAAAGTCCCCAACAAACCCGATATCTCGACAGTCTTACCGCCCATGGCTGGTGTGTGGCTGCTCATAAGCATCACCACTGCTTCCTtggtgtctttctctgtctccttggtgtccttctctgtctccttgagACGACGAGCTGCTGCTGGATTTTCTCATACTTGAACCTGAACTTTCCGTGTCGGCctctcctcagtttcctcaggctCTAACGGCTGCAACTTCCCAGCATGCCCTGCGCCCCGCTCTGAGCCCCGTTTATGGCGTCACTTCCGGTGGCGACTTCCGCTTGAAACCGCACTCCTCTGAGGTGGTCTCAATCGTTACTTGTTTGCTACTGAGTCTCAATACGTCGCCAGCACCGCCCTCAACCTCCTCTCTGGGCTCCAATTCTAAGTGTTGAATTTCCCTAAGCATGAACACCGGAACGCACTACAGGCTTCTCAAACTCGGGGAGTCCAAAATTTAAACGCATTATTTCCTCTGCACTTCTAATCTTCTGTATTCTTTCAGTCATCTATGCTTGAAttcttggaatattttttttggtgtcttcccccaccATCACCataattcattccttcattcaataaatacttattgaacgcACACTATGGGTCAGGCATTGTGCAAGGTTCTGGATATACAGTGGTGAGCAAAATAGACATGATCTATACCCTCATGAAGCTCACAGTGTAATTGGGAGTCatagacaaaaaacaaaacaatgaattaCGGAGGAGTtccaagtaacttgcccaattctgtccattctttttttttttttttcctgcagtacgcgggcctctcaccgttgtggcccctcccgttgcagagcacaggctccggacgcgcaggctcagcggccatggctcacgggcccagctgctccgtggcacgtgggatcctccgtgaccggggcatgaacccgtgtcccctgcattggcaggcggactctcaaccactgcgtcaccaggtaAGCCCTCTGctcattctacttttttttttttttttttgcggtacgcgggcctctcactgttgtggcctctccctgttgtggcctctcccgttgcagagcacaggctccggacgcgcaggctcagcggccatggctcacgggcccagccgctccgcggcacatcagatcctcctggaccggggcacaaactcgtgtcccctgcatcggcaggcggactctcaaccactgtgccaccagggaagccctctgcccattcttttttttttttttttttgcggtacgcgggcctctcactgtcgtggcctctcccgttgcggagcacaggctccggacgcgcaggctcagtggccatggctcacgggcccagccgctccgcggcacgtggtatcctccgggaccggggcatgaatccctgtcccctgcatcggcaggcggactctcaaccactgcgccaccagggaagccctctgcccatTCTCTAaagaaattctctctctctcactcccctctttctctctctcctctataCACAAACTTTGACTTTGATTGCTCTATTCTGATTTTTCCAAAATTCTCCTAATCTTCTAAAGACCTATCTTGGTCTGGTCTGAGTTTACCCTTCCAGACTTCTCTCCCATTATTCACCAACATTGGCAAAGTTAACTGCTGTTAAACTGCTGTTTACCAAAAGTGACTCATGTTTATTGCTTTATAGGTAATTGCCTTTCTTGATTGAGAGCTTAGAATGTGTCTGGATTTATTATgatttcattcaatcctcacaaccccTGGAGAGGGAAATATTAtctacatttttaagaatttaaactGAAGTTCACAGAGGTTAAGTTGGCCAAGGTGACGCAGCTAGTGGAGCTGGGATTTTAACTCACAGCTGTCTGATCCCAGAATCTCTGTTCTTAGACACTTTGCTATTCATGCATTTGCTTATACTATGTTTATTTTGGAATGTTTATTCCTTCCATTTACAACTGCCTTTCAGGGACCAGGGCAGGTACagcctcctccatgaagccttccctcATTTCATGTCCCCAGAACCCCAGAAGATGTGACCTGTCCTTTGGCTATGAGGAGTGGCTGTTGGTGTGGGGCAATAGTGCTGGGGGCTAGAGGAGCATTGGGAACACTGAAAAGTGACAACTGAGCTAGAGGTAAAGAGAAGGCTTAGAGTTTTGCACTGAATGTTTGCACAGAATTTTGTGCACTTTTATTGATGTGCTACAAGGATGGGAGGTTGGGTAAACTGATAacatgaaaccaagcaggaccctgaggGGCTTTCCTGGGGACAAAACATCCTATGtctcctgcctcttgtttgtagaaaagctttagcatcctaggccttccctgagttatttttttttaatacttatttggccacatcaggtcttagttgcaacacgtgggcttctctctagttgtggcatgtgggttttctcactctagttgtggcgtgagggctccagggcatgtgggctctgtagttgtggcacatgggctccagagcgcatgggctctgtagtttgcggtaGGCAGGCTCTCTCGCCGAGGTGTGCGAGCTCACTATTTgtagcgcgtgggcttagttgccctgcagcatgtgggatcttcgttccccgaccagggatcgaatctgcgtcccctgcattggaaggcggattctttaccactggaccaccgggaagTCCCCCTTCCCTGTGTTctaaagaacaaatttaatcagagaaataaagaaacaaaggaaaacagtcaggtaagacaaaataataagaatgtagccataaaacaaagtcaaagacctttagttcctccttaggggctatagataatatcctgagttgttttgcagatactaaaacctcCATCAGGTAGAAGAAGTTAACTGCTGACCACCaacatgtagaccccagaccagttggaaccagaagttTGATGATGTTGGTGTTGACTTCCAAAGTACCACCgagttacctcaccaccaaccaatcagaagaacgtCCATGAGCTGATCAGGCACCCTGAGACCCTCTCCcttaccttgcctttaaaaacccttccctgaaagctatCTGGCAGTTTGGGCCTTTTGAGCATGAGCTACCCATTCCTGCTTGACCCTGCagtaaacactgtactttccttcaccacaacctggtgtcagtagattgactTTGCTGCATGTCGGGCAAATGGACCCatgtttggtttggtaacaaacACAAAACGCGCTGTTGGGCTCTGGTTGGTCAGAGCAATGAATTTAAACCATATGAAAACTATGTTTGGGGGGCAAATGGGAACCAGGTGAATAAAACACAGAATTGGTTTTCACTAAATAACTGCACATGTGCAAAAAGTGGGGCGAGTGATTAGGAAGGGTGTGAAAGGGCTTTTCTTGGAACATAGAATGGCAtcttggttaaataaattgttgTTGGCACCAGTTGGGTTTAGATCCTGGCCATGCCACTgagcagctctgtgaccttggccaaattacttaacctcaGTCTCccaatctataaaatggaaataataatgttaatacaTATTTCATAACATTGTTGTGGGAATTAGATGAGTCAGTGCCTGGTGTACAGTCCCTGCTTGAGGAATATTATTTTCCTACCCATGGCAGAGATTATGCGGCCAGCCCCCTATTTGAGAGTACGAAGTTGGGACAGATTAGATAAATTGTGGTGTGTTGAGAGGCATCAGTACAGTTCAGGAGATGGTTGGGGGGTCTGGAAGAGCAGACTGTAGGAGCAATAAATTGGGTTGATtaggattgctgtggctattctgTGCAGCCATTTCTCCTGGTCAAGTGTAGACCTAATGGAAATAAACCTCTTTGGAGTTACCAATATCCCTATCTCAACCTTCGCCTTGCTCTTGACTTGAGAAGGACTAGTCTAGACCAGTCAGGGAAGTGATGTGAGCAGTCAGTCTCTTCTTCTCAGGTCTTTAACTGGCAACCAGACTGTTCACATTAAGTCTCCTGCTCTACCGGCTAAGTTAGCCAGGTACCTTTGGCCTGTTCACATTAAGTAgtgcttttaaaaacaactttatcgAGATACAATGCATATCGACCATTTAAGGTGTAGAATttggtggtttttagtatattcacagaattgtacaAGCATCGCCAcgaaattttagaacattttcaatgCCCTGAAAAGAAATCACtttcccattagcagtcatttccCATTCCTCTTTCACCCTAGCTCCTGGCACCACCAATGTACTTTTTATTTcaatagatttgcctattctggacactttGTATAAATGTGGTTCTTTGTgtctcagcataatgttttcaaagttcatccatgttgtagcatgtatcagtactccattccttttaattgcagaataatattccactgtttggctataacatattttatttattcattaatccattgatgggcatttgggtggtttccattttttggatattatgaataattcttCCATAAacattttgtgtggacatgttttcagttttcttgggtatatacctaggagtggacttTCTGGATCATACTGTAATTTATATGTTAGAAAACTAAATTCAACTCAGTAAAATTTTGAAGATCTTGCtggctttattcaacaattcatgaatTGTGCAGCATCTAATCTAGCAGATAGAAACATATTCCGAAGAGCTATATGAAATGTAAGACTTTTATAGTCGGAAGGGAGCAGGAATAAGGAAGTTATACTAGGTAAAAAAACGAGTTGGTTATTGCAAGGTTAGTTTCctttaggggatggttgaggtctatcaggcagattacctaactAGTGATGATCAGGTGATTCTTGATTGATTGGTTTAATATTGAATTTTTGGGAGAGCccaaactgtaattaagtcttgGTCTGGTGACATGAGGCTTAGCATAAGCAACTCCATTTTGGTCCTGTTGTCtcatttttaaacatatgtttaacgttttaaggaactgccagattgttttccacagtggctgaatcATTTTATAATCCCGCCAGCAAcgcatgagggttccaatttctccacatcctcgccaacacttgttattgtctatcTTTTTAATTATAGACATCCTAGTGAGCTCAAAgcggtatctcactgtggttttgatttgcatctccctgatgcctaatgatgctgagcatcttttcatgagcttattggtcattagtatatcttctttggaatcTGTACATTCAGatcctttgtctatttttaaaattaggttatttgtctttttattattgagttttaagtatctttatatattctagatacaagtccctgatcatatatatgatttgcaaacatttgttctcattctgtggattgtcttttcactacTGTGGAGCTGTAGAGAGGGGTATGGGAATAGGTGAGTAGGTCAAGTTATAACACTACAAACCCTGCTGTCTTTATGGATGTTCAGCAGGTTTTCTTGAATAAGTATTCCTCAGATTTTGCaagtgtttgcttaatttctagagttctgaaaaattaattttgacaatttttgctagtgtttttattgcttttatggAGGGGTGGGTTTACAGAGGTCCTCACACTGGCATTCCAGAAATCCTGCCTAGATAGCCCTTATGCATATCTTTTTGAAgacattaataataaataataaataaataaataacaaaagtctgccttttattatttatatatttatattctttacaaGGTTTTAAGTTCCTGTGGCTAACCTTATGTGTTTTTCATACGTTAAACACTCACTCATACCACAGGTATTGAGTAAAAACCTTACATGGAGTAGGTGGTAAAAAGTGAATGACCAAatgaaatttcattcttttttattatccccattctgaATCCATTCTGAAGGAAGTGAAGATGTGACCTAATTTCTTATAAAGGGAACTTTTTCTTCCTGTCATGATTGAAGTGAGAGAATAATCCATTTTCACCTCATTACTTTTCAGTTGCCTCCTTTATGGGATATTCACAAGTCTTATCTTCGGGAGAGAACAAGTCTTTCAGCTCTGCTGGAAACTTTTTCTTCAAGTAATTATTTTCAGAAGCAAAACGTACAATAAGGCTTTTGTATTGGTTGAGCTCTCAGGTTTTGGGAAGTCCCACTATCATTCTGGCTCAAACAGTCtgaaaatttcttagaaaaatgtgAATTATCATTGTCAAGACATCATAATGTAAGCTTCAGACAGGGGCATACGTTTAATTAACAAGATGAGAAACTAAGATCTGCAAGTTTTCTTATCTTACTTGGCTCTAGCTGAGAAGTCTCCTTCATACTAAACacctatgttttttttcttaccttctcCCTGCCATCTAGTTCCAACCTTTTTTCTGCTCCCATGTattcagtaaaaataaacaaaacaaaaagttctcCCCCTGccacagaaaaaaggaaaggaaagaaaatgttgcTAGGGGCTTAATGCAGTCACTCAACTGTTCTCTATTCTTTTTACCTTTAAGTATATGTTTTCCTGATATCAACATAGATCTACAAAAAtttttgttagtatttgcttgacaaaactttttctcattattttctttttaaccttttgaGTCCTTATGTTGAGGTGTGTCTTTTGTAAATTGCCcatagctgtatttttttttggcttgataatctgtcttttaaaatgatgtatatgtccatgccactctctcactttgtcacagcttacccttccttctccccatatcctcaagtccactaccaaacataaaatagctagctagtgggaagcagccgcatagcacagggagatcagctcggtggtttgtgaccacctagaggggtggaatagggagggtgggagggagggagacacaagagggaagagatatgggaacatatgtatatgtataactgattcactttgttataaagcagaaacttacacaccattgtaaagcaattatactccagtaaagatgttaaaaaaaatctacaaacaaaaaaaaataaataaaaataaaatgatatataatttACCTACAGTA
This window harbors:
- the NXT2 gene encoding NTF2-related export protein 2 isoform X1, which translates into the protein MARPMDFKIYVDQACKAAEEFVNIYYETMDKRRQALTRLYLDKATLVWNGNVVTGLEALTKFFDVLPSSEFQVNMLDCQPVHEQATQAQATVLVVTSGTVKFDGNRQHYFNQNFLLTAQSTADNIVWKIASDCFRFQDWESS